A stretch of Halostagnicola kamekurae DNA encodes these proteins:
- a CDS encoding sulfite exporter TauE/SafE family protein, which translates to MDPFTLLGVDVALFLVIGLLAGAHCIGMCGPLVTIYASRMDGGQSDGARAGGHLSTYEVRQHALFNIGRTASYTLIGALFGALGSLFFVTTESLTPVVDLARGGVGVLIGAFVVAIGIYYLLGRTTGGISIPGLERVSGWLASRVDRLANGPGIVGLGAVHGLLPCPILYPAFLYAFATGSPLGGGLALAALGVGTIPAVFAYGTVIEAVDAVHRRRVHRLLGVAFVALGYVLFAHGLMSLGYHIPHPMLPFYDGLEATTMAGSHH; encoded by the coding sequence ATGGACCCGTTCACACTCCTCGGCGTCGACGTCGCGCTGTTTCTAGTCATCGGGCTTCTCGCGGGTGCCCACTGTATCGGCATGTGCGGGCCGCTCGTGACGATCTACGCCAGTCGAATGGACGGCGGGCAGAGCGACGGTGCCCGGGCGGGCGGACACCTCTCGACGTACGAGGTTCGCCAGCACGCGCTGTTCAACATCGGGCGTACGGCGAGTTACACGCTCATCGGGGCGCTGTTCGGCGCGCTCGGAAGCCTGTTTTTCGTCACGACCGAGTCGCTGACTCCAGTCGTCGACCTCGCTCGAGGCGGCGTCGGCGTCCTCATCGGTGCCTTCGTCGTCGCGATCGGAATCTACTACCTCCTCGGGCGCACGACCGGCGGGATTTCGATCCCCGGCCTCGAGCGGGTGAGCGGCTGGCTCGCGAGCCGCGTCGATCGACTCGCCAACGGTCCCGGTATCGTCGGGCTCGGTGCCGTTCACGGACTGTTGCCCTGTCCGATCCTCTATCCCGCATTCCTGTACGCGTTCGCGACCGGATCACCACTGGGGGGCGGACTCGCGCTCGCCGCGCTCGGCGTCGGAACGATTCCCGCGGTCTTCGCGTACGGAACCGTCATCGAGGCCGTCGACGCGGTTCACCGCCGCCGGGTTCACCGCCTGCTCGGCGTCGCGTTCGTCGCGCTGGGATACGTCCTGTTCGCGCACGGACTGATGAGTCTCGGCTACCACATTCCACATCCGATGTTGCCGTTTTACGACGGCCTCGAGGCGACCACGATGGCGGGTTCTCACCACTGA
- a CDS encoding ribonuclease H-like domain-containing protein, protein MQIENSFIPVRGVGEATERRLWANGVTHWDEFEGEVVGETLADRIESFIDEGTTHLSRGDMSFFADAFPDSSHWRLYENVADEACFLDIETTGLSSETDDVTTVSVHRGGETKTFVNGDDLTAGRLQTELEAASLLVTFNGKRFDVPFLETCYDVDVSVPHVDLMYPCKKLGFDGGLKQIERDLGIDRDKPDLSGRDAVRLWHEYERGDEAALETLIEYNRDDTANLEPLMEIVSSRLHETVFEANC, encoded by the coding sequence GTGCAAATCGAGAACAGTTTCATCCCGGTTCGGGGAGTCGGCGAGGCGACCGAACGGCGACTCTGGGCCAACGGCGTCACCCACTGGGACGAATTCGAGGGCGAGGTCGTCGGCGAGACCCTCGCGGATCGGATCGAGTCGTTCATCGACGAGGGAACGACCCACCTGTCCCGCGGCGACATGTCGTTTTTCGCGGACGCGTTCCCCGACTCGAGCCACTGGCGGCTCTACGAGAACGTCGCGGACGAGGCGTGTTTTCTGGACATCGAGACGACCGGACTGAGCTCGGAGACCGACGACGTGACGACGGTCAGCGTCCACCGCGGCGGCGAGACGAAGACGTTCGTCAACGGCGATGACCTCACCGCCGGCAGACTGCAGACCGAACTCGAGGCGGCCTCGCTTTTGGTCACGTTCAACGGAAAGCGATTCGACGTGCCGTTTCTCGAGACCTGCTACGACGTCGACGTCTCGGTTCCGCACGTCGACCTCATGTATCCGTGCAAGAAACTCGGATTCGATGGCGGCCTCAAGCAGATCGAACGGGACCTCGGGATCGACCGGGACAAACCCGACCTCTCCGGTCGGGACGCCGTTCGACTCTGGCACGAGTACGAACGCGGCGACGAGGCGGCCCTCGAGACGCTGATCGAGTACAACCGCGACGACACAGCGAATCTCGAGCCATTGATGGAGATCGTTTCCTCCCGGCTCCACGAAACCGTCTTCGAGGCGAACTGTTAG
- a CDS encoding universal stress protein, whose protein sequence is MVAPLLDRPIVPVANPDDAATTYEKLRPYLLEEESDVTVVNVIEKAGGAPDKAGVEQRQEHAKKMFDAFQEAAEVDGITVDTQLLYGTDVVETINDAAADIDASAIVFASRGGGRWLDLVSGRVRSRLVSDSEYPVVVLP, encoded by the coding sequence ATGGTAGCCCCCCTGTTAGACCGACCGATCGTGCCGGTCGCGAACCCCGACGACGCCGCGACGACCTACGAGAAGCTGCGACCGTACCTTCTCGAGGAGGAGTCAGACGTTACAGTCGTCAACGTCATCGAGAAAGCCGGGGGTGCCCCAGATAAAGCGGGCGTCGAACAACGCCAGGAGCACGCCAAAAAGATGTTCGACGCCTTTCAGGAGGCGGCGGAAGTCGACGGCATCACGGTCGACACGCAGCTCCTGTACGGGACCGATGTCGTCGAGACGATCAACGACGCCGCCGCGGACATCGATGCCTCGGCTATCGTCTTCGCCTCTCGGGGCGGCGGCCGGTGGCTCGATCTCGTCTCCGGTCGCGTTCGCTCCCGACTCGTCTCCGACAGCGAGTATCCCGTCGTCGTCCTCCCCTGA
- a CDS encoding ABC transporter ATP-binding protein: MTGTPTIVTNELTKEYLETTAVDGLSLEIEPGTVYGFLGPNGAGKTTTIKMLTALIRPTSGSGRVAEVPITDRERLVEHIGYLPESPPIHEELTAREQLEYHGGLRGLGSTEIDERIEPLLERLDLAADADDRIVTYSKGMRQKTGLIQAIMHEPEVVFLDEPTSGLDPRAARTVREVITELADSGTTVFLSTHILPVVERIATEVGILYEGELVEEGAPEALVERMETGDDSTLEDVFLDVTTTAE; the protein is encoded by the coding sequence ATGACTGGAACACCCACAATCGTGACGAACGAACTGACCAAGGAGTACCTCGAGACGACCGCCGTTGACGGCCTTTCTCTCGAGATCGAACCGGGAACCGTGTACGGCTTTCTCGGACCGAACGGCGCGGGGAAGACGACCACGATAAAGATGCTAACCGCGCTGATTCGGCCGACCAGCGGGTCCGGTCGCGTCGCGGAGGTCCCGATCACCGACCGGGAGCGACTCGTCGAACACATCGGCTACCTGCCCGAATCGCCGCCGATTCACGAGGAACTCACCGCGCGCGAGCAACTCGAGTACCACGGCGGATTACGGGGGCTGGGATCGACTGAGATCGACGAGCGAATCGAACCCCTGCTCGAGCGACTGGACCTCGCGGCGGATGCAGACGACCGGATCGTGACCTACTCGAAGGGAATGCGCCAGAAGACCGGGTTGATACAGGCGATCATGCACGAACCGGAGGTCGTCTTTCTGGACGAACCGACCTCCGGGCTCGATCCCCGCGCCGCGCGGACGGTACGAGAGGTCATCACCGAGCTCGCGGACTCGGGGACGACCGTGTTCCTCTCGACGCACATCCTCCCGGTCGTCGAGCGAATCGCCACCGAGGTCGGGATCCTCTACGAGGGCGAACTCGTCGAAGAAGGCGCTCCCGAGGCGCTCGTCGAACGGATGGAAACCGGCGATGATTCGACGCTCGAGGACGTCTTCTTGGACGTGACGACCACGGCTGAGTAG
- a CDS encoding phosphoglycerate kinase, whose product MIETLDDLDVEGTTVGVRVDINSPIGDDGSLADDARLQAHVDTLSELLDRGGRVAVLAHQGRPGSDDFTGLETHASHLADLLDRPVGYADVTFSDAACELVESLENGDCVVLENTRFYSEEYMEFEPERAAETHLVEGLSSVLDAYVNDAFAAAHRSQPSLVGFPMVLPSYAGRVMESELEVLGSIEETPEPRVYVLGGAKVSDSIDVAWSVLEKDLADHVLTAGVVGNVFLIADGVDLGDESSDFIYDEGYWDEIDRARDLLDAYGERIALPRDVAIDREGKRYELGINALPPKNDEGALDIGSSTLAYYERILSDAGTVILNGPAGVFEDDRFETGTRGLYEAATDVDTSIVGGGDTASALRSLGIDGFSHVSTGGGAALRMLTAEPLPAVSALEGDERVSE is encoded by the coding sequence ATGATCGAGACCCTCGACGATCTGGACGTCGAAGGGACGACCGTGGGCGTCCGTGTCGACATCAATAGTCCGATCGGCGACGACGGCTCGCTCGCCGACGATGCACGGTTGCAGGCCCACGTCGATACCCTCTCGGAACTACTGGACCGCGGCGGTCGCGTCGCGGTTCTGGCCCACCAGGGCCGCCCCGGAAGCGACGATTTCACCGGACTCGAAACCCACGCGTCACATCTCGCGGATCTGCTCGACCGCCCCGTCGGCTACGCCGACGTGACCTTCAGCGACGCCGCCTGCGAGCTGGTCGAGTCGCTCGAGAACGGCGACTGCGTCGTCCTCGAGAACACCCGCTTCTACAGCGAGGAGTACATGGAGTTCGAGCCCGAGCGCGCAGCAGAAACCCACCTCGTCGAGGGGCTGTCGTCGGTTCTCGACGCGTACGTGAACGACGCGTTCGCCGCCGCACACCGCTCCCAGCCGTCGCTTGTCGGCTTTCCGATGGTGCTCCCGAGCTACGCCGGGCGCGTGATGGAGAGCGAACTCGAGGTCCTCGGCTCGATCGAAGAGACGCCGGAACCCCGAGTCTACGTGCTCGGCGGGGCCAAAGTCTCGGACTCGATCGACGTCGCCTGGAGCGTCCTCGAGAAGGACCTCGCAGATCACGTGCTGACCGCGGGCGTCGTCGGCAACGTCTTTCTGATCGCCGACGGCGTCGACCTCGGCGACGAGAGCTCCGATTTCATCTACGACGAGGGATACTGGGACGAGATCGACCGCGCTCGAGACCTGCTCGACGCCTACGGTGAACGGATCGCGCTGCCACGCGACGTTGCAATCGACCGAGAGGGAAAGCGCTACGAACTGGGGATCAACGCGCTCCCACCCAAGAACGACGAGGGGGCGCTCGACATCGGCAGTTCGACGCTCGCGTACTACGAGCGCATCCTCTCGGACGCCGGCACCGTCATCCTCAACGGACCGGCAGGGGTTTTCGAGGACGACCGGTTCGAGACCGGCACGCGCGGGTTGTACGAGGCGGCGACCGACGTCGACACCAGCATCGTCGGCGGCGGCGATACCGCCTCGGCGCTGCGGTCGCTCGGGATCGACGGCTTCTCGCACGTCAGCACCGGCGGCGGTGCCGCCCTTCGGATGCTCACCGCCGAACCGCTCCCCGCCGTCTCGGCGCTCGAGGGCGACGAGCGAGTCAGTGAATGA
- a CDS encoding GNAT family N-acetyltransferase yields MIVDEPVVEPATTADLEAIVDYWVALARDQREYGSYILPDRNRDAMREILAAHSFDGRLLVARVDDTVAGFASFSIEEGALSLSSSRAFLSNLYVRPAYRDRGIGTQLLRAVENAAAARGADDLILETMAGNEAARRFYRRAGYEPFRVAMERSLSDRTENDTHSKGDE; encoded by the coding sequence ATGATCGTGGACGAACCGGTCGTCGAACCCGCGACGACGGCCGACCTCGAGGCGATCGTCGACTACTGGGTCGCCCTCGCCCGCGACCAGCGCGAGTACGGCTCCTACATTCTCCCCGACCGGAACCGGGACGCGATGCGCGAGATTCTGGCGGCCCACAGCTTCGACGGCCGATTGCTCGTCGCTCGAGTCGACGACACCGTCGCCGGGTTCGCGTCGTTTTCGATCGAGGAGGGAGCGCTGTCGCTTTCCTCGAGTCGCGCGTTCCTCTCGAATCTGTACGTTCGACCGGCCTACCGCGATCGGGGAATCGGAACCCAACTGCTCCGGGCCGTCGAGAACGCCGCCGCAGCACGCGGGGCCGACGACCTGATTCTCGAGACGATGGCGGGCAACGAGGCGGCGCGGCGGTTCTATCGTCGAGCCGGCTACGAACCGTTCCGCGTCGCGATGGAGCGATCCCTCTCCGATCGAACCGAAAACGATACACACTCAAAGGGGGACGAGTAA
- a CDS encoding acyl-CoA thioesterase, whose amino-acid sequence MTEYAYETAVDVRLRDVDFMGHVNNAIYATYLEQAREAYFTDVVGQSLVDLDTVLASLEIEYETPIEAGQAVTVGLRVADLGTSSIPIEYELNADGSRAATARSVQVFVDRESGQASPIPPSLRTRLESDPS is encoded by the coding sequence ATGACCGAGTACGCCTACGAGACGGCCGTCGACGTCCGGCTCCGCGACGTCGATTTCATGGGTCACGTAAACAACGCGATCTACGCGACGTACCTTGAGCAAGCCCGCGAGGCGTACTTCACCGATGTCGTCGGACAATCACTTGTCGACCTCGATACGGTCCTGGCGTCGCTCGAGATCGAATACGAAACGCCGATCGAGGCGGGACAGGCCGTGACGGTCGGACTGAGGGTCGCCGATCTCGGTACCTCGAGCATCCCGATCGAGTACGAACTGAACGCCGACGGCTCGCGAGCGGCGACGGCCCGGTCGGTTCAGGTCTTCGTCGACCGCGAGAGCGGCCAGGCGAGTCCGATACCACCGTCGCTGCGGACCCGGCTCGAGAGCGATCCCTCCTAG
- a CDS encoding amino acid permease: MSSDEELAKDLGLFAALTIGIGTMIGAGIFVLPGEAVADAGPLTILTFVIGGVIAIFTALSASELGTAMPKSGGAYFYVNRALGPLFGSIAGWANWIGLAFASAFYMFGLGEYINDFLGMGTIGIGPVTLLPAQVIGLVGALVFIGINYAGAKETGTLQIIIVSVLLAILGAFSGVAIFNGDVDSLRPIAPPGTTGEVLPVTGVIFVSYLGFVQITSVAEEIKNPGKNLPRAVIGSVLIVTTIYAVFLTLLLASVPTELVNGNKTAVVDAAQLLFGQYSVFGFDLGSIGRGLLLFGGLLATASSANASILSSSRINFAMGREKIVTPKLNDIHPRFGTPYRSIAITGSLILVFLVAGNLETLATASSVLHLIVYGLLNIALIVMREADPEGYDPDFEVPLYPIVPIIGAITSFALIVYINPQIVLLSMLFVVFAAVWYLAYARQKVESAGVLAGWILDRSDDLPDAAVSAATSVQPEKSDYRVLVPLANPSNETHLITLASAIANERDGTVVAVNIEKIPDQTSLQSAREQGDYEAAEQLLEQAQADAETYGADIETHVVLSHRAFEEVFDTASRYGVDMTVMGWGPDSHGAPGRAEGAIDELAHSLPSDFLVFRDRGFDPSRVLLPTAGGPDSDLAAAVAHTLRDQFDAEVTLFHVAEDRERGEEFLRAWAADHDLEDADVRVETGDIQTRITEAAADATMLLIGATEQGLVSRLIRGSLVIDVLDEVECSVLLAEKSHTRSIRERIFGTDDHSRASEQTGPDAESPASDAETLENESD, from the coding sequence ATGAGTAGTGACGAAGAACTCGCGAAAGACCTCGGACTGTTCGCCGCGTTGACGATCGGAATCGGGACGATGATCGGCGCGGGCATTTTCGTCCTCCCCGGCGAGGCCGTCGCGGACGCGGGCCCGCTGACGATTCTCACGTTCGTTATCGGCGGCGTGATCGCCATTTTCACCGCGCTCTCTGCGTCCGAACTCGGGACGGCGATGCCGAAGTCGGGCGGCGCGTACTTCTACGTCAATCGAGCGCTCGGCCCGCTTTTCGGGTCGATCGCCGGCTGGGCGAACTGGATCGGCCTCGCCTTCGCCTCCGCGTTCTACATGTTCGGACTCGGCGAGTACATCAACGACTTCCTCGGTATGGGGACGATCGGTATCGGGCCGGTGACGCTCTTGCCCGCGCAGGTGATCGGCCTCGTCGGCGCACTGGTGTTCATCGGTATCAACTACGCCGGTGCGAAGGAGACGGGGACGCTCCAGATTATCATCGTCTCGGTGCTTCTGGCGATCCTAGGAGCGTTCTCGGGCGTCGCGATCTTCAACGGCGACGTCGACTCGCTGCGACCGATCGCGCCGCCGGGAACGACCGGCGAAGTGTTGCCCGTCACCGGAGTCATCTTCGTCTCCTATCTCGGCTTCGTCCAGATCACGTCGGTCGCCGAAGAGATCAAAAACCCCGGAAAGAACCTTCCTCGAGCCGTCATCGGCTCCGTCCTCATCGTGACGACGATCTACGCCGTGTTTCTCACCTTGCTTCTCGCGTCGGTTCCCACGGAGCTCGTAAACGGGAACAAGACCGCAGTCGTCGACGCCGCACAACTCCTCTTCGGGCAGTACAGCGTTTTCGGATTCGATCTCGGCTCGATTGGACGCGGTCTCCTGCTGTTCGGGGGGCTGTTGGCGACGGCCTCCTCGGCGAACGCGTCGATCCTCTCCTCGTCGCGGATCAACTTCGCGATGGGCAGGGAGAAAATCGTGACGCCGAAGCTCAACGATATCCACCCGCGATTCGGCACGCCCTACAGGTCGATCGCGATCACCGGATCGCTGATCCTGGTGTTCCTGGTCGCGGGCAACCTCGAAACCCTCGCGACGGCCAGTTCGGTGTTGCACCTGATCGTCTACGGCCTGCTCAACATCGCGCTCATCGTCATGCGAGAGGCCGATCCCGAGGGGTACGACCCCGACTTCGAGGTTCCGCTCTATCCGATCGTTCCCATCATCGGAGCGATCACCTCGTTCGCGCTGATCGTGTACATCAATCCACAGATCGTCCTCCTATCGATGCTGTTCGTGGTCTTTGCGGCGGTCTGGTACCTCGCCTACGCCCGTCAGAAGGTCGAATCCGCCGGCGTCCTCGCCGGGTGGATTCTCGACCGATCCGACGACCTTCCCGACGCGGCCGTCTCGGCCGCCACGTCCGTTCAGCCCGAAAAGAGCGATTATCGCGTGCTCGTCCCGCTCGCGAACCCGAGCAACGAAACGCACCTGATAACGCTGGCGTCCGCCATCGCGAACGAGCGCGACGGAACCGTCGTCGCCGTCAACATCGAGAAGATTCCGGATCAGACCTCGCTTCAGAGCGCTCGAGAGCAGGGCGATTACGAGGCGGCGGAGCAACTCTTAGAGCAGGCACAGGCCGACGCGGAGACATACGGAGCGGACATCGAAACCCACGTCGTCCTCTCTCACCGCGCGTTCGAGGAGGTGTTCGACACCGCGAGTCGCTACGGTGTGGACATGACGGTCATGGGATGGGGGCCGGACTCCCACGGTGCGCCCGGCCGCGCCGAGGGTGCCATCGACGAACTCGCCCACTCGCTTCCGAGCGATTTCCTCGTGTTCCGAGATCGCGGATTCGATCCGTCTCGAGTGCTCCTGCCGACCGCCGGCGGTCCGGACTCGGATCTGGCGGCGGCGGTCGCACACACCCTGCGCGATCAGTTCGACGCCGAGGTGACGCTGTTTCACGTCGCCGAGGACCGCGAACGCGGCGAGGAGTTCCTCAGGGCGTGGGCCGCCGATCACGACCTCGAAGACGCCGATGTCCGGGTCGAAACCGGCGACATTCAGACGCGTATCACCGAGGCCGCTGCCGACGCGACGATGCTCCTGATCGGCGCGACCGAACAGGGCCTCGTCTCGCGGCTCATCCGCGGGTCGCTCGTCATCGACGTGCTGGACGAGGTTGAGTGCTCGGTGCTCCTCGCGGAGAAGAGTCACACACGAAGCATTCGCGAGCGAATCTTCGGAACCGACGATCACAGCCGGGCGTCCGAACAAACGGGACCGGACGCGGAATCGCCCGCTTCCGACGCCGAGACGCTCGAGAACGAGTCCGACTGA
- a CDS encoding heavy metal translocating P-type ATPase, producing MTETHSSADGCTLCDLPVEGVDVSDSDGNAFCCVGCRDVYEALGDVDDLEAEDVRQRRAESEEGGGALEAGRDVPDDHEATYLEVDGMHCATCEAFIESAAERTDGVSNASSSYVTETVRIDHDPEAVSESDLRDSISGLGYSAYPRDDAFSRRQADNWAIGRVIVGVLMGMMVMLQYVVLIYPVYFGGLFYDEGTTTFIEDALAHESAIIFYLVIAALTTIILLVTGKPILQGAYVSAKTRQPNMDLLVAIAAVSAYLYSTLSAITGGAHIYYDVTVAIVVIVSAGGYYESSIKRKATERLSDLTAVQVDQARRVRRGSDVAANVSHSGTEENPAAEDVPLEDLEAGDHVLVRTGERIPVDGEVVDGDAAVDEAVVTGESLPERKSVGDEVVGGSMVADGALTVRVGPDATSSLDRITELVWDLQSGTHGIQKLADKLATIFVPVVLALAVVVVAVRLALGAGVTKALLDGLTVLIVSCPCALGLATPLAVAAGIRDALENSIVVFDDSVFERIRNAETIVFDKTGTLTTGEMSVVETISDATADDSIPDASTDDSNLGPDLLEKAAALESQSSHPIGRAIATSWDRPTRITDGGTSRERADVPDDGGDGRELTAYERKQRRTAGDSSDPQGDASADSLGDESDGSLPDDPASVGSRSDSVESFESHRNGVSGVVDGEEIVVGHPDLFAARGWTVSDAIAERIESARETGRVPVAVGRDGEAEGAIVVGDELRAEWDETLAAISEAGIDVVVLTGDDARAADRFREEDAIDRVFAGVPPEGKAETVERLKGTGETVMVGDGTNDAPALAAADLGISLGGGTAMAADAADVALVDDDLSSVETVFDLARATDRRVKTNIGWAFCYNGVAIPLAVAGVLNPLFAAVAMGTSSLLVVANSARSLLEEE from the coding sequence ATGACGGAAACCCACTCGTCGGCCGACGGCTGCACGCTCTGTGACCTCCCGGTCGAGGGGGTCGACGTCAGCGACAGCGACGGCAACGCGTTCTGCTGTGTCGGCTGTCGTGACGTCTACGAAGCGCTGGGCGACGTCGATGACCTCGAGGCCGAAGACGTTCGCCAGCGGCGGGCGGAATCCGAGGAAGGAGGCGGTGCGCTCGAGGCCGGACGGGACGTGCCGGACGACCACGAGGCGACGTACCTGGAGGTCGACGGGATGCACTGTGCGACCTGCGAGGCGTTCATCGAGTCGGCCGCGGAACGAACGGACGGGGTCAGCAACGCCAGCTCGAGTTACGTGACGGAGACGGTTCGGATCGACCACGATCCGGAGGCCGTCTCCGAGTCCGATCTGCGAGATTCGATCAGCGGGCTCGGCTACAGCGCCTACCCTCGAGACGACGCGTTCAGCCGACGGCAGGCCGACAACTGGGCGATCGGACGGGTCATCGTCGGCGTGTTGATGGGGATGATGGTGATGCTCCAGTACGTGGTGCTCATCTACCCCGTCTACTTCGGCGGCCTGTTCTACGACGAGGGGACGACGACGTTCATCGAGGACGCGCTGGCCCACGAGAGCGCGATAATATTCTACCTCGTCATCGCCGCGCTGACGACGATCATCCTGCTCGTGACCGGCAAGCCGATCCTGCAGGGCGCCTACGTCAGTGCGAAGACTCGCCAGCCGAACATGGACCTGCTCGTCGCCATCGCGGCCGTAAGCGCGTACCTCTACAGCACGCTCTCTGCTATCACCGGTGGCGCGCACATCTACTACGACGTGACTGTCGCCATCGTCGTCATCGTCAGCGCCGGCGGCTACTACGAGTCCTCGATCAAGCGCAAGGCGACCGAACGCCTCTCCGATCTGACCGCCGTCCAGGTCGATCAGGCCCGGCGCGTCCGTCGAGGCTCGGATGTGGCTGCGAATGTATCTCACTCCGGGACCGAAGAGAATCCAGCAGCGGAAGACGTGCCGCTCGAGGACCTCGAGGCGGGCGATCACGTCCTCGTTCGAACGGGCGAGCGGATCCCGGTCGACGGCGAGGTCGTTGATGGCGACGCCGCGGTCGACGAGGCGGTCGTCACCGGCGAGTCGCTCCCCGAGCGAAAGTCGGTCGGCGACGAGGTCGTCGGTGGGTCGATGGTCGCCGACGGCGCGCTGACCGTTCGGGTCGGCCCGGACGCGACGAGCAGCCTCGACCGGATCACCGAACTCGTCTGGGACCTCCAGAGCGGTACCCACGGCATCCAGAAACTCGCCGACAAACTGGCGACGATCTTCGTGCCGGTCGTCCTCGCGCTCGCAGTCGTGGTCGTCGCCGTCCGCCTCGCACTCGGCGCGGGCGTCACGAAGGCGTTGCTCGACGGACTGACCGTTCTGATCGTCTCATGTCCCTGTGCGCTCGGGCTGGCGACTCCGCTGGCGGTCGCCGCCGGCATTCGAGACGCGCTCGAGAACTCGATCGTGGTCTTCGACGACAGCGTCTTCGAGCGCATCCGCAACGCCGAGACGATCGTCTTCGACAAGACGGGAACGCTGACGACCGGCGAGATGAGCGTCGTCGAAACGATTTCGGACGCTACGGCAGACGACTCGATCCCCGACGCTTCGACCGACGACTCGAATCTCGGTCCCGATCTCCTCGAGAAGGCCGCGGCGCTCGAGTCCCAGTCGTCCCACCCGATCGGACGGGCGATCGCGACCTCGTGGGATCGGCCGACGCGAATCACCGACGGCGGGACGTCTCGGGAACGAGCGGATGTGCCGGACGACGGCGGAGACGGTCGCGAACTGACGGCGTACGAACGGAAACAGCGGCGAACGGCCGGCGATTCGTCCGACCCACAGGGCGACGCGTCGGCCGATTCGCTGGGCGACGAGTCGGATGGTTCGCTGCCCGATGACCCGGCTTCGGTAGGCTCGAGAAGCGACTCCGTCGAGTCCTTCGAGAGCCACCGCAACGGCGTCTCGGGCGTGGTCGACGGCGAGGAGATCGTCGTCGGGCATCCGGACCTGTTCGCGGCCCGGGGCTGGACGGTGTCCGATGCGATCGCAGAACGGATCGAAAGCGCCCGGGAAACCGGGCGCGTTCCGGTCGCCGTCGGCCGCGACGGGGAGGCCGAGGGCGCGATCGTCGTCGGCGACGAACTCCGCGCGGAGTGGGACGAGACGCTCGCGGCGATTTCCGAGGCCGGTATCGACGTCGTCGTGCTGACCGGCGACGACGCTCGAGCGGCGGACCGATTCCGCGAGGAAGACGCTATCGACCGCGTCTTCGCCGGCGTTCCGCCGGAGGGGAAAGCCGAGACGGTCGAACGACTGAAGGGAACCGGCGAGACGGTCATGGTCGGCGACGGGACCAACGACGCGCCGGCGCTCGCGGCCGCAGACCTCGGGATTTCGCTCGGCGGCGGCACGGCGATGGCCGCCGACGCGGCCGACGTCGCGCTCGTCGACGACGACCTCTCGTCGGTCGAGACAGTCTTCGACCTCGCTCGAGCGACCGATCGGCGCGTCAAAACCAACATCGGCTGGGCGTTCTGTTACAACGGCGTCGCGATCCCGCTGGCCGTCGCGGGCGTGCTCAACCCGCTTTTCGCCGCGGTCGCGATGGGGACAAGCAGCTTGCTCGTGGTGGCGAACTCCGCGCGATCGCTGCTCGAAGAGGAGTGA
- a CDS encoding HalOD1 output domain-containing protein translates to MLLSVDRSNERTGQSLSFEIIAAIAEKEGVEPTAIEPPEYEPLYEVLNPEALDALFAPREDGTPRSKGRVEFPYCGYRVTVSSDGEITVSE, encoded by the coding sequence ATGCTGCTCTCAGTCGACCGGTCTAACGAGCGAACGGGGCAATCGCTGAGCTTCGAGATTATCGCTGCGATCGCAGAGAAAGAGGGCGTCGAGCCGACGGCGATCGAGCCGCCGGAATACGAGCCGCTGTACGAAGTTCTCAATCCGGAAGCGCTCGACGCGCTGTTTGCCCCTCGAGAAGACGGAACCCCACGTTCGAAGGGCCGAGTCGAATTTCCCTACTGTGGATATCGAGTCACGGTCTCGAGCGACGGCGAGATCACCGTCAGCGAGTAG